Sequence from the Corallococcus sp. EGB genome:
CGTTGCCGCCGCGGCGCGGGTCCAGCCGCTCTCCCAGCTCCACGCCCATCATGAAGGCCGCGCGAGCGGGCGCCACGGAGAGGCGGGGCGAGGCCACCAGCTCGCCATCGAGGATTTCCCCCACCCAGCCCGACGGCAGCGCCGAGAGCAGGGAGTGAGAGGTGGGTTGGGAGTGCTGAAGTGCCGTCATGATTCCTCGGGGAGCGCCGGTGAACGCGAGGCATTCTAGGGAGGGGTCTGACATGCGGACCGCCACCCGCGCAGGCGCTACTTCCCGATGCAGAAACGCTGGAAGAGGGTGTCCAGGAGCGCCTCCGACACGCTGGTTCCGGACACCTCGCCCAGGGCCTCCAGCGCGAGCCCCACCTCGCCGGAGAGGACCTCCAGGGTGGACACGCGCGAGGCGGCCTCCGCGCGGCCCAGTGCCTCGGCGGCGCGACGCAGGGCATCCGCGTGACGTTCGGACACGAGCGCCACCGCGGAGGGCGTGCCACCGCCCCACAGCCGCGTGAGCACGGAGGTCCGGAGCGCCTCCACGCCTTCACCCGTGAGGCCGCTGACGCGCGGCGGGGCAGGGGAGGGGAGGACGCCGGAGCCGCGCTCCTCCAGCATCACGTCGCACTTGCCGGTGACGACGAGCACGGGCGTGGCGCCGGCCTCGCGCGTCCACGCCGCGGCCTCTTCGCGCGAAGTCCCCGCAGGCAGCACGAGCACCGCCAGGTCCACGGCCGCGAGCAGCTCCTTCGTCCGCGCGATGCCCAGGGCCTCCACGCGGCCCGGGGCCTCGCGCAGGCCGGCGGTGTCGTAGAGCGTGACGCCCAGGCCGTCCCACTCGATGCGGGCCTCCAGTGCGTCGCGGGTGGTGCCGGGCTCGTCATCCACCAGCGCGCGGGCCTCGCCCACCAGCCGGTTGAACAGCGTGGACTTGCCCGCGTTCACCGGGCCGTACAGCGCCACGCGCGCGCCCTGGCGCACCAGCCGCCCACGCCCCACCTCCGCGCGCAGCGCATCCGCGGCGGCACGCAGCGCGGTGACGCGAGGGCCGGCCTCCGCGTCCGCGCCCTCCGCTTCGTCGGGGAAGTTGAGGACGCCCTCCAGGTCCGCGTGCAGCTCGCGCAGCGGCGTCTCCAGCGCGCGGAGCCGCTCCGCCAGCGCGCCGGACAGCCCGGCCGCGGCGGCGCGCACGGCCGCCTCTGAATCCGCGGCCACCAGGTCCGCGACCGCCTCCGCGCGGGTCAGGTCGATGCGGCCATTCAGGAACGCGCGCCGGGTGAACTCACCGGGAAGCGCGGGGCGCACGCGCTCGTCCTCCAGCGCCCGCGCGAGCAGGAGCCGCAGGAGGCGCGGGCTGCCATGCGCCTGGAGCTCCACCACGTCCTCGCCGGTGAACGACCGGGGCGCCTGGAAGTAGAGGAACAGCCCCTCGTCCAGCACCGCGCCCGCCGCGTCCACGAACGACGCCAGGTACGCGTGGCGCGGAGTGGGGGAGGCGGGAACCCCGGGGGCCAGCCTCCGCCCCACCTCCAGCGCGGCGGGCCCGGAGACCCGGAGGATGCCCACCGCCCCCGCGGCGGGCGCGGTGGCGAGCGCGACGATGGTGGCGGTGTCCGGCGTCATGTCGGAGGAGAGGCCCGGCCCCGTTCCCTCGCGGGCGGGCCGGGCGCTCCTGCCTACCGGGCGCCCTGCGGCGGCGTGGATCCGCGCGCGGCGCGCTCCACGTCGTCGCGGTGCTCCGCGATGTACTTCTCCACCTCGGCGTCGTCGACCTGCAGGTCGCGCAGCACGCCCGGGTAGACGAAGCGGAACGCCGGGGACTCCTCGTCCCCTCGCAGGCGGAAGCTCATCTTGAGCACCGCCGCGCCGTACAGCTTGTCCTTCAAACCCTTCGCCTTACCCATTCGCTCCTCTCTCGCGCCCGCCGGCGGCCCGAGCAGGCACGCCCGCTCAGCCGTCGACGTCGTCCTCGTCGTCGTCCGGCAGCAAGCTCCGCTTGGGCAGCGGGGCGGGCTTCGCCGGGGTGAACACCACGCGTCGGTTGCGACCTTCGCCTTCCGCCGCCACCTTCACTCCGTCCACTCCTTCTACCGCCTTCAGGACGCGCGCGCGGTCTTCAGTCTTCATGGCGGCGAACGCATAGAAGCGTCCCAGGCTGGCGGACTTCTCCGCGAGCTTGCGGACGGCCCCCCGGAACACCGGATCCTCTTCGACCTGCAGGGTGCGCTCGTCCGCCTCCACCGCCTTCGCGGGGGCCTGCGGCTGCGCGGGCTTCGCGGGCTGCTGCGGCCCCGGCTGCCCTCCCCGAGCGTTGCGCTGCTGCGGCTGCGAGGCCGGA
This genomic interval carries:
- the mnmE gene encoding tRNA uridine-5-carboxymethylaminomethyl(34) synthesis GTPase MnmE → MTPDTATIVALATAPAAGAVGILRVSGPAALEVGRRLAPGVPASPTPRHAYLASFVDAAGAVLDEGLFLYFQAPRSFTGEDVVELQAHGSPRLLRLLLARALEDERVRPALPGEFTRRAFLNGRIDLTRAEAVADLVAADSEAAVRAAAAGLSGALAERLRALETPLRELHADLEGVLNFPDEAEGADAEAGPRVTALRAAADALRAEVGRGRLVRQGARVALYGPVNAGKSTLFNRLVGEARALVDDEPGTTRDALEARIEWDGLGVTLYDTAGLREAPGRVEALGIARTKELLAAVDLAVLVLPAGTSREEAAAWTREAGATPVLVVTGKCDVMLEERGSGVLPSPAPPRVSGLTGEGVEALRTSVLTRLWGGGTPSAVALVSERHADALRRAAEALGRAEAASRVSTLEVLSGEVGLALEALGEVSGTSVSEALLDTLFQRFCIGK